One region of Salvelinus namaycush isolate Seneca chromosome 3, SaNama_1.0, whole genome shotgun sequence genomic DNA includes:
- the LOC120034581 gene encoding SUMO-conjugating enzyme UBC9-like, whose protein sequence is MSGIALSRLSQERKAWRKDHPFGFVAVPTKNPDGTMNLMNWECAIPGKKGTLWEGGQYKLRMLFKDDYPSSPPKCKFEPPIFHPNVYPSGTVCLSILEEEKDWRPAITIKQILLGIQELLNEPNIQDPAQAEAYTIYCQNRMDYEKRVRAQAKKFAPT, encoded by the exons ATGTCTGGTATCGCTCTTAGTAGACTGTCACAGGAGCGCAAAGCATGGAGGAAAGACCACCCATTT ggtttTGTTGCTGTGCCTACCAAAAATCCTGATGGCACTATGAACCTTATGAACTGGGAATGCGCCATTCCAGGGAAGAAGGGG ACACTGTGGGAGGGAGGCCAATACAAACTTCGAATGCTGTTCAAAGATGACTATCCTTCGTCGCCGCCAAAAT GCAAGTTTGAGCCGCCCATTTTCCACCCCAATGTCTACCCATCTGGCACGGTGTGTCTTTCCAtcctggaggaggagaaggactgGAGGCCAGCCATCACCATCAaacag ATCCTGTTGGGTATTCAAGAGCTACTCAATGAACCCAACATCCAAGACCCAGCACAAGCAGAAGCCTACACAATTTACTG TCAGAACAGAATGGACTATGAGAAGAGGGTGAGGGCGCAGGCCAAGAAGTTTGCCCCCACATAA